The Acidimicrobiales bacterium genomic sequence GACTCACGACGCACTACGTCACGACAGCCCTCGAGGCGGCTTCACGGCTCACCAACCGGCAGCGATCGAGCCGTCGGAACCCGTCCGAACGACGAGTGGCGGTGACCGTTCACGAACGGGGCGCGGGCGAGACCTGTCGAGCCATCCTCGACACGCTTCCCGCGTGGTTCGGCATCCCGGCGGCGAACGAGGGCTACATCGCGACCGCCGAGGCCGCTCGCACGCTCGTGGCGACGATCGACGGCAAGGCCGTTGGGTTGCTCGTGCCCATACGGCACACGGACTCAGCCGCAGAGATCCACCTCCTCGCCGTCGCCGCGCAGCACCGGCGCGGTGGCATCGGCCGCGCGCTCGTCGAGGAAGTTCAGCAGCTCCTCCGCGCAGAAGGCGTCGCCGTCTTGTCGGTGAAGACCTTGAGCGCACGCCGCCGGGATGACGGCTACGAGGAGACGAGGGCGTTCTACCGGTCGGTCGGCTTCTTCCACTTCGAAGAGCACCCGACCCTTTGGGGGGCCGACGATCCAGCGCTGCAGATGGTCAAGCTCCTTGCAGGGCAGCCCGACGAGTCGCACGTCTCCCTGACCCACACCTGTGACTGATGCGGCGAGCCTCCAAGCTGAGGGCCAACGTGACCGCCTACGAGCCCGCCACCGGTCGCTGTCGGACACGGCGTCACCGCTGATCGGAATCGGCTGGCTGGGCGAGCGGCTGTTGCCCAGACTCCTGCGCAATGGCCGCCATGCCTGACGTCCTCGAAGCGAGCCCGCTGACCCTCGTCCGCTGGCGTCCGGCAGACGTTGACGAGGTCCTCGAGGCAGTGCGGTCGAGCTTCGCCGAGCTTCAGCAGTGGATGCACTGGGCGCAGACGATGCCGACCAGGGAGAAGCAGTGGGAGGCCCTCACGGAGGGCAGCGTCGCCTTCGACGCCGGCACCGACTTCGGGTACCTGTTTCGAGAGGCTGCGACGGGCGCTGTCGTCGGCGGAGGTGGCGTGCATCGTCGGGTGGGCCCGGGCGCCGTCGAGATCGGCTACTGGGTTCGGAGCGATCGACACAACCGTGGCTACGCGACCAGGGCAACGGAAGCGCTGACCGAGCGAGCAGTCGGGCGATCCGTCGGGGAGACCCCGCCAACGTCCGGCCGGCCGGCGGCGGCAGCGCTCGCCGGTACGCTGGGCCCACGACCGGCACCCATCCCGGGGCTGGACCGTGAGGAAGGCGACGACACCATGCCGACGCTGCGCGTGGTCGGGCCCGGCCGGGCCGGGACCGCCCTGATGCGGGCCGCCACCGCCGCCGGCTGGGACGCCGTCGAGCCCGTCCGCCGACACGACGACCCCACCGGTGCCGCTCGCGCCGTCGACCTGGTGGTGGTCGCCATCCCCGACGCCGCGGTGGCCGAGGTGGCCGGTGCCATCGAGCCGGTGCCCACCACGGTGGTGGCCCACCTTGCCGGCTCGCTCGGCCTCGACGTGCTCGCCCCCCACGCCCGCCGGGCGTCGCTCCACCCCCTGGTGAGCATCCCCTCCGGCGACACCAGCCTCACCGGTGCCTGGTTCGCCGTCGCCGGCGACCCGCTGGTGGCCGACCTGGTGGCCGCCCTCGGCGGTCGTCCGATCGAGGTGGCCGACGAGGACCGTGCCAGCTACCACGCCGCGGCTGCCATCGCCGCCAACCACCTGGTGGCCCTGCTCGGCCAGGTCGAGCGGGTGGCCGCCACCGCCGGCGTCCCGCTCGAGGCCTACCTCGACCTGGTGCGGTCCACGGTCGACAACGTCGCCGCCCTCGGACCGGCCGCCGCCCTCACCGGTCCCGTCCGGCGGGGCGACCTCGCCACCGTCGAGCGCCACCTCGCCGCCCTCGACCCCTCGGAGCGACCCGCCTACGAGGCGATGGCCGACGCCGCCCGGAGGCTCGTCCCGTGCGGGTGATCGAGCGCATCGCCGACCTCACCGACGCCCTCGAGGCCGAGCGGGCCGCCGGCCGGACCGTGGGCCTCGTGCCCACCATGGGCGCCCTCCACGACGGCCACGCCAGCCTGGTCGCCCGTGCTGCGGCGGAGTGCGAGGTGGTGTGCACCACCGTCTTCGTCAACCCGCTGCAGTTCGCCGCCGGGGAGGACCTCGACGCCTACCCGAGCGACCTCGATGGCGACGTCCGCATCGCCGGCGAGGCCGGGGCCACGCTGGTCTTCGCCCCAGCGCTCGACGAGATGTTCCCCGGAGAGGTGCTGACCACAGTGCACGTCGCCGGCCTCACCGAGGTCCTCGACGGGCGCAGCCGGCCCACCCACTTCGACGGGGTCGCCACCGTGGTCGCCAAGCTCTTCGCCATGGCCGGACGGTGCCGTGCCTACTTCGGCGAGAAGGACTTCCAGCAGCTTGCCGTGGTGCGTTGCATGGCCGCCGACCTCTCATTTCCGGTCGAGGTGGTGGGCTGTCCGACCGTGCGGGCCCACGACGGTCTGGCCCTCTCCAGCCGCAACGCCTACCTCACCCCCGAGGAGCGTGAGGCCGCCCCGGTGCTGGTGCGGGCGCTGCGCTCGGGGGCGGCGGCCATCCGGGCGGGCGAGCGCGACCCCGCCGAGGTCCGGGCGCTCATGGGCGACATCATCAGCGCCGAGCCCACCGCCGAGCTCGACCACGCCGACGTGGTCGACGCCGCCACCCTCCGCACCCCGGACACCGTCGACGGCGACCTTCGCCTCCTCGTCGCCGCCCGCTTCGGCAAGGCGAGGCTCATCGACAATGTGGGGGTCACTGCGTGACCCCCTCGATGTGGGGGTTACCGCGTGACCCTCTATCGTTCTGACCACCAGGGGGCGACCGCAGCGCCGGCGCCCACCGACCACAGGAGCTCCAGTTGCGACGTCGCATGATGAAGTCGAAGATCCACCGGGCCACCGTCACCGGGGCCGACCTGCACTACGTGGGGTCGATCTCGCTCGACACCGACCTGATGGCGCGGGCCGACATCCGCGAGCACGAGCAGGTCACCGTGCTCGACATCGACAACGGTGCCCGATTCGAGACCTACGCCATCACCGGCGAGGCCGGCGAGGTGTGCCTCAACGGTGCCGCCGCCCGTCTGGTCCAGCCCGGCGATCGGGTGATCGTCATCACCTACGCCGACTACGAGGACGCCGAGCTCGAGGGGTTCGAGCCCACGGTGGTCCACGTC encodes the following:
- the panC gene encoding pantoate--beta-alanine ligase; amino-acid sequence: MRVIERIADLTDALEAERAAGRTVGLVPTMGALHDGHASLVARAAAECEVVCTTVFVNPLQFAAGEDLDAYPSDLDGDVRIAGEAGATLVFAPALDEMFPGEVLTTVHVAGLTEVLDGRSRPTHFDGVATVVAKLFAMAGRCRAYFGEKDFQQLAVVRCMAADLSFPVEVVGCPTVRAHDGLALSSRNAYLTPEEREAAPVLVRALRSGAAAIRAGERDPAEVRALMGDIISAEPTAELDHADVVDAATLRTPDTVDGDLRLLVAARFGKARLIDNVGVTA
- a CDS encoding GNAT family N-acetyltransferase, which encodes LTTHYVTTALEAASRLTNRQRSSRRNPSERRVAVTVHERGAGETCRAILDTLPAWFGIPAANEGYIATAEAARTLVATIDGKAVGLLVPIRHTDSAAEIHLLAVAAQHRRGGIGRALVEEVQQLLRAEGVAVLSVKTLSARRRDDGYEETRAFYRSVGFFHFEEHPTLWGADDPALQMVKLLAGQPDESHVSLTHTCD
- the panD gene encoding aspartate 1-decarboxylase — protein: MRRRMMKSKIHRATVTGADLHYVGSISLDTDLMARADIREHEQVTVLDIDNGARFETYAITGEAGEVCLNGAAARLVQPGDRVIVITYADYEDAELEGFEPTVVHVDTENRPVDLAVVAAATTDPRRYAEIEAQVTAEMATMDAELAGFGDEVL
- a CDS encoding GNAT family N-acetyltransferase; translation: MAAMPDVLEASPLTLVRWRPADVDEVLEAVRSSFAELQQWMHWAQTMPTREKQWEALTEGSVAFDAGTDFGYLFREAATGAVVGGGGVHRRVGPGAVEIGYWVRSDRHNRGYATRATEALTERAVGRSVGETPPTSGRPAAAALAGTLGPRPAPIPGLDREEGDDTMPTLRVVGPGRAGTALMRAATAAGWDAVEPVRRHDDPTGAARAVDLVVVAIPDAAVAEVAGAIEPVPTTVVAHLAGSLGLDVLAPHARRASLHPLVSIPSGDTSLTGAWFAVAGDPLVADLVAALGGRPIEVADEDRASYHAAAAIAANHLVALLGQVERVAATAGVPLEAYLDLVRSTVDNVAALGPAAALTGPVRRGDLATVERHLAALDPSERPAYEAMADAARRLVPCG